ATCACACGTGTCACTCCAAAAATCCAACTGGTCTCGAAGCCGGATACAGCTGGTACCTATCCACCAAGCAAGCGAAGCCAAACTCAGTCCTACTTAACTAGGTTCTTCCACTAcatcatcaaatcaaatcaatccaTCTGTTTCATaatcttattaaatatttaCCAGAATCTATGTGCAATCCGTGGGGGCCTTAGCTGGCTTCTCTCCGAATGCGTGTGAAGTGCACAGCTTCTACATGGTCATtacaataacatatatatatatatatatatatatatatataacgtaGTCCCCACcttaaaaaagaagcaaacaaGTTAGCAGTACGAGCTAGCTTACTTCAGTTctactctctgttttttttcttatttagagTACATATTCAACTTAAGAAACAAGAACCCTTTAAGGTTTAAGGATCGTTATGGATCTTTTCAGTCATTATTCCGATCCAAGCCCACTTGGAGCAACAGATTTCTGGTCAGTTTTCAATGAGAATAATGGTATTAATCAAGAACAGTGTTCTTATTCTCCTGTTCTTTCAGATAGTAGTATTAGTAGTAATGTTACTACAAGAGTTCAACCAGCTCCAAATTTTTCTGATGAGGTAATGTTAGCTTCGAGGAATCCGAAGAAGAGGGCAGGGAGAAAGAAGTTTAGGGAAACAAGGCATCCAGTGTATAGAGGGGTGAGGAGGAGGAATTCAGGTAAGTGGGTCTGTGAAGTTAGAGAGCCCAATAAGAAGTCAAGAATTTGGTTAGGGACTTTCCCTACTCCTGAAATGGCTGCTAGGGCACATGATGTTGCTGCTTTGGCATTGAGGGGTAGGTCTGCTTGCTTGAATTTTGCGGATTCTGCTTGGAGGTTGCCGGTTCCGGCTTCTAGTGAAGCTAAGGACATTCAAAAGGCTGCAGCTGAGGCAGCTGGGGGTTTTCGGCCAGAGGGGTGTGTGGGAGGTGAGTTGATGAGGACCGTAGATGAGGGGGAGAAGGTGGCGGAGACTGCTGCAGAGGCGGGAGAGGAGGTGTTTTATATGGATGATGAGGCTGTTTTTGGAATGCCAGGGTTGTTGGCTAATATGGCTGAAGGGATGTTATTGCCACCACCTCATTGTGGTGGTGGAGGGGATGGTTGGGATAACATGGAAAATATTGACGCTGATATGTCATTATGGAGTTTTTCTACATAATATTTTGTTAGTGATAGAGTAATTAAGATGAGAGTCGATGTTGTCTGTACTTATATTTTTTACGAGTACAGATACAATTGAATGTTGTGGCTGTTTGGTTTTCTGGGTTAGAATGGATTGTGTGGAAGAAATCTGCA
The genomic region above belongs to Populus alba chromosome 12, ASM523922v2, whole genome shotgun sequence and contains:
- the LOC118060713 gene encoding dehydration-responsive element-binding protein 1A, giving the protein MDLFSHYSDPSPLGATDFWSVFNENNGINQEQCSYSPVLSDSSISSNVTTRVQPAPNFSDEVMLASRNPKKRAGRKKFRETRHPVYRGVRRRNSGKWVCEVREPNKKSRIWLGTFPTPEMAARAHDVAALALRGRSACLNFADSAWRLPVPASSEAKDIQKAAAEAAGGFRPEGCVGGELMRTVDEGEKVAETAAEAGEEVFYMDDEAVFGMPGLLANMAEGMLLPPPHCGGGGDGWDNMENIDADMSLWSFST